In Burkholderia sp. GAS332, one DNA window encodes the following:
- a CDS encoding EAL domain, c-di-GMP-specific phosphodiesterase class I (or its enzymatically inactive variant), with amino-acid sequence MPALMPAFMPTVRELTLSGLLPHLVRDESGWTATWRALTLHSVFQPVLSVTHQCVVGYEGLLRAFDPVGLPVSPEVLFSGTRSAADSRELDRIARCLHVANFMEQGISTGWLFLNTRPQVFETGWPQRTFIDELSAHFGLPQERIVIEVLEQPADDESAVASMLAASQPRDFLIAIDDFGTGFSNFDRVWRFRPDIVKLDRSLVARAGKREGDDSMISHLIAMLHQSGTLVLAEGVETDEELMILMQADVDFVQGFWLGQPQNSVQAACAKVPALIESMWTKFAAYERAHAGHQRLGFEGFAEAVLAAADTFKATGDLRQAAQQIWHLPEARRVFITDGQGEQTEASVTAASVPPPPLRLAPLYTETRSNWSRRAYFKHALAAPGRVAMMGPHYSLADGQDCYTAAIAFERDGTHVLCVDFVPATSTTDTRSGGRGGKR; translated from the coding sequence ATGCCCGCACTCATGCCCGCCTTTATGCCGACCGTCAGAGAATTGACCCTGAGCGGCCTGCTCCCGCATCTGGTCCGGGACGAGTCCGGCTGGACCGCGACATGGCGCGCGCTGACCCTGCACAGCGTGTTCCAGCCGGTGCTGTCCGTCACACATCAGTGCGTGGTCGGCTATGAGGGTTTGCTGCGCGCATTCGATCCGGTCGGCTTGCCGGTCTCACCGGAAGTGCTGTTCTCCGGCACACGCTCGGCCGCCGACTCACGCGAGCTCGATCGCATTGCACGCTGCCTGCATGTGGCGAATTTCATGGAACAGGGCATCAGCACCGGGTGGCTGTTTCTGAATACGCGTCCACAGGTGTTCGAAACCGGCTGGCCGCAGCGCACCTTCATCGACGAGCTCTCGGCGCATTTTGGCCTGCCGCAGGAACGCATCGTCATCGAAGTACTCGAACAACCCGCCGACGATGAATCCGCCGTCGCCAGCATGCTCGCGGCGTCGCAGCCGCGCGACTTCCTGATCGCGATCGACGATTTCGGCACCGGTTTTTCGAACTTCGACCGCGTGTGGCGCTTCCGCCCCGACATCGTCAAGCTCGACCGCTCGCTGGTCGCGCGTGCGGGCAAGCGCGAAGGCGACGATTCGATGATCAGCCACCTGATCGCGATGCTCCACCAGTCCGGTACGCTGGTGCTGGCCGAAGGCGTCGAAACCGACGAAGAGTTGATGATTCTGATGCAGGCCGACGTCGATTTCGTGCAGGGTTTCTGGCTCGGCCAGCCGCAGAATTCGGTGCAGGCAGCATGCGCCAAGGTGCCGGCGCTGATCGAGTCGATGTGGACCAAGTTCGCCGCCTATGAGCGCGCCCATGCCGGCCACCAGCGGCTCGGCTTCGAAGGGTTTGCCGAAGCCGTGCTCGCCGCTGCCGACACCTTCAAAGCCACCGGCGACCTGCGCCAGGCGGCGCAACAGATATGGCATTTGCCCGAAGCGCGCCGGGTGTTCATCACCGACGGTCAAGGCGAACAGACTGAAGCGTCGGTCACGGCCGCCTCGGTGCCGCCCCCTCCGCTGCGGCTCGCGCCGCTCTACACCGAGACGCGCAGCAACTGGTCACGGCGCGCGTATTTCAAGCATGCGCTTGCTGCGCCTGGGCGCGTCGCCATGATGGGGCCGCACTATTCGCTCGCGGACGGCCAGGACTGCTATACCGCGGCAATCGCCTTCGAGCGTGACGGCACGCATGTGCTTTGCGTCGACTTTGTGCCGGCGACGTCGACGACCGATACGCGTTCTGGCGGACGCGGTGGCAAACGCTGA
- a CDS encoding Quinol monooxygenase YgiN yields the protein MAEIAVVAISVAKPGYEEQLREALEGIVGPTRKEQGALQYDLHRDVQEPRRFVFVERWESQEALAAHARSAHIAAYKKAAADWVEHAEIRVVSKIA from the coding sequence ATGGCGGAAATCGCGGTGGTCGCAATCTCGGTGGCAAAGCCGGGCTATGAAGAGCAACTGCGCGAAGCGCTCGAAGGCATCGTCGGGCCGACGCGTAAAGAGCAGGGGGCGCTTCAATACGATCTGCATCGTGACGTGCAGGAGCCGCGCCGGTTCGTGTTTGTCGAGCGTTGGGAAAGTCAGGAAGCGCTGGCGGCGCATGCCAGATCCGCGCACATTGCGGCTTATAAGAAAGCCGCGGCGGATTGGGTCGAACACGCGGAAATTCGCGTCGTGTCGAAGATCGCGTGA
- a CDS encoding putative transposase, with amino-acid sequence MMLFDDLRDNEWALVEALFCAEPARSERRGRPRVEARAVVNAVLWVLSTGEGWSKLPGRYPSPPTCRRRFDEWQADGTLAEIVKRLGTSGREISLRGRIGATAAKPPAPPSRDRLRGAFWTNPESWRAPVKMA; translated from the coding sequence ATGATGCTGTTCGACGATTTGAGAGACAACGAGTGGGCGCTGGTCGAGGCGTTGTTCTGTGCGGAGCCCGCACGGAGCGAACGGCGCGGTCGGCCACGCGTGGAAGCACGCGCGGTTGTCAACGCTGTGCTTTGGGTACTGTCGACGGGCGAAGGCTGGTCGAAACTGCCGGGCCGCTATCCGTCACCGCCGACTTGCCGCCGTCGCTTCGACGAATGGCAAGCCGATGGTACGCTCGCCGAAATAGTTAAGCGACTCGGCACGAGCGGCCGTGAAATTTCGCTGCGCGGGCGCATTGGCGCGACCGCGGCGAAACCGCCGGCACCGCCGAGCCGCGACCGCCTGCGCGGCGCATTCTGGACCAATCCGGAATCGTGGCGCGCGCCGGTCAAGATGGCCTGA
- a CDS encoding Uncharacterized SAM-binding protein YcdF, DUF218 family, with protein sequence MQPLRRDSKPIDLSRKSYVTPFKLILFTLLALFFAAIVLWKSARRPLAIGTIALFWLLAAGWLTAPLLELAQPHRQTDTPASFAPRTAIILLGGGTIYDDDNVLVPPRDVLARIAVSADNYAACKRTAATCQVIVSGGNPQRHSATEADTYLPYLLRKQVPRADIVLENSSRTTYENARNVSAILDRSRYDSLILVTSAYQMPRALLDFHRFGLAPQPLISSARRANLGVLPRYDNLVNAEIALHELIGIAQFHVYRAIGWF encoded by the coding sequence ATGCAACCGCTGCGGCGCGATAGCAAGCCCATAGATTTGTCCCGAAAGTCATACGTTACCCCATTTAAATTGATTCTATTCACTTTATTAGCGCTTTTTTTTGCAGCAATCGTGCTATGGAAAAGCGCCCGCCGCCCCCTCGCCATCGGCACGATCGCCCTGTTCTGGCTGCTCGCCGCGGGCTGGCTCACCGCGCCATTGCTGGAATTGGCGCAGCCGCATCGGCAGACCGACACGCCTGCCAGCTTTGCGCCGCGCACCGCGATCATCTTGCTCGGCGGCGGCACCATTTACGACGACGACAACGTGCTCGTCCCGCCGCGCGACGTGCTCGCGCGCATTGCGGTGAGCGCGGACAACTACGCGGCCTGCAAGCGTACGGCCGCCACGTGTCAGGTGATCGTGAGCGGTGGCAATCCGCAGCGGCATAGCGCAACCGAAGCGGACACCTATCTGCCCTACCTGTTGCGCAAACAGGTGCCGCGCGCGGACATCGTGCTGGAAAACAGCAGCCGTACGACCTACGAAAACGCGCGCAATGTCTCCGCTATTCTCGACCGCTCACGTTACGATTCCTTGATACTCGTCACCTCCGCGTATCAGATGCCGCGCGCATTGCTCGACTTCCATCGTTTCGGCCTCGCGCCGCAGCCGCTGATCTCGAGCGCGCGGCGTGCAAATCTCGGTGTACTGCCGCGCTATGACAATCTGGTGAATGCGGAGATTGCGCTGCACGAACTGATTGGCATCGCGCAATTTCATGTCTATCGTGCAATAGGATGGTTCTGA
- a CDS encoding transcriptional regulator, LysR family, which translates to MNVTLRQLRVFIEVARLQSFSRAGDEIGLTQSAVSRCVRELEGEIGLKLIDRTTREVQLTDVGGNLVSSVSRLLTDLDDALREIREIGEQRRGRVVVAASPTVACRLMPRVVASCGRQFPYVTLGLRDDVQSDVVRKVKSGEVDFGVIIGPFSADDLLSESLMTDSFCVVARDDHPLAARERVAWTDLDGQQLVMLDYASGSRPIIDAVMQEYGVNATVVQELGHSATVFGLVEAGVGVSVLPWLALPLPAGAALVARPLVPRAERTVELVRRRDRSLSPAAEAVWGLIRQLPARAEDLN; encoded by the coding sequence ATGAATGTGACGCTGCGTCAGCTAAGGGTTTTCATTGAGGTCGCCCGCTTGCAGAGCTTCAGCCGGGCCGGCGATGAGATCGGTCTGACGCAATCGGCGGTCAGTCGCTGCGTACGCGAACTGGAGGGGGAGATCGGACTGAAGTTGATCGACCGCACCACGCGCGAGGTGCAACTCACCGATGTCGGCGGCAACCTGGTATCGAGCGTGTCACGCCTGCTGACGGACCTGGACGACGCGTTGCGCGAAATCCGCGAAATCGGCGAGCAGCGCCGCGGACGCGTAGTGGTGGCGGCGAGCCCGACGGTCGCCTGCCGGTTGATGCCCCGCGTGGTGGCGTCGTGCGGACGCCAGTTTCCCTACGTCACGTTGGGTTTGCGCGACGACGTGCAAAGCGACGTGGTGCGCAAGGTGAAGTCGGGCGAGGTCGATTTCGGCGTGATTATCGGCCCGTTTTCCGCCGACGACCTGCTCAGCGAATCGCTGATGACGGATTCGTTTTGCGTCGTTGCACGCGACGACCACCCCCTGGCGGCACGGGAGCGGGTGGCATGGACCGATCTGGACGGCCAGCAGCTCGTGATGCTCGATTACGCGTCAGGCAGTCGGCCGATCATCGACGCCGTGATGCAGGAGTACGGTGTGAACGCCACCGTGGTGCAGGAGCTGGGGCATTCCGCGACCGTTTTTGGGCTGGTCGAGGCGGGTGTCGGCGTAAGCGTGCTGCCTTGGCTGGCGCTGCCGTTGCCGGCTGGCGCTGCGCTGGTGGCGCGGCCACTCGTGCCGCGCGCCGAGCGCACGGTCGAACTGGTGCGGCGGCGTGACCGCTCGCTGTCGCCGGCGGCGGAGGCGGTATGGGGTCTGATTCGTCAACTGCCGGCGCGCGCTGAGGATTTGAACTGA
- a CDS encoding DNA helicase/exodeoxyribonuclease V, alpha subunit, with protein MSTFERDSSAPPELEDIGVNLPAPADFSTALAEGFARRIGTLARRSGASGEAVKWAARAAFATSRATAEGHVCLPLAALARRFDASSAEVRAALFASGMASDGSPSAAALRPLVIDGQGRLYLARYYDYERRLARSLVMHAGGGGGVEANADTTAQTLHARLLRYFGPPQDDEVDWQRVAAVMALSGRLTIVSGGPGTGKTTTVVGVLACLLDAQADLRIALAAPTGKAAQRMQEALLARAGDLPPELAARLPQTSYTLHRLLGSGPGGRFRHHRDNPLPYDVVVIDEASMIDVAMAAHLLDAIAPHTRLVMLGDKDQLAAVEAGAVFAELSARPAFTQDGLQRIAEALGMEAARLSQALPGASSGYDEGPDAFFAHAGAPDDFDTLPDDLFVSAPSSPAQNPLADCVVWLERNYRFGLESPIGRLSLAIRNGAAVEALDVLRIDPAEPCAAALHEDTHATLADRTVVRLAAGFAPYADALAQTLAADTPDPLPLFDALNRFRILCATRSGPRGVDQVNAAMAAQVRRSAGVTLAVGAQWFAGRSIMVTRNDYALGLFNGDIGIALPGAGGALRVYFRTGDGALRAVSPAALPPHDTAFALTVHKSQGSEFQHAVLMLPSVFSRVLSRELVYTAITRARERVEVIGARAVLAQAIATPTQRDSGLAARIAEAWRVAR; from the coding sequence ATGAGCACGTTCGAGCGGGACTCTTCCGCGCCGCCGGAGCTCGAGGACATCGGGGTGAATTTACCCGCGCCGGCCGATTTCAGCACCGCGCTTGCCGAAGGGTTCGCGCGCCGCATCGGCACGCTCGCGCGGCGCAGCGGTGCGTCGGGCGAGGCGGTGAAGTGGGCGGCACGAGCCGCCTTCGCCACGAGCCGCGCGACTGCCGAAGGGCACGTGTGCCTGCCGCTTGCCGCGCTGGCGCGCCGCTTCGACGCATCGAGCGCGGAAGTGCGCGCGGCGCTGTTCGCAAGCGGCATGGCCAGCGACGGTTCGCCAAGCGCGGCGGCGTTGCGGCCGCTGGTGATCGATGGGCAAGGGCGACTGTATCTGGCGCGCTACTACGACTACGAGCGGCGTCTCGCGCGCTCGCTGGTGATGCATGCGGGAGGGGGAGGCGGCGTAGAAGCAAACGCGGACACCACAGCCCAAACGCTGCACGCGCGTCTGCTGCGCTACTTCGGCCCGCCGCAGGACGACGAGGTCGACTGGCAACGTGTCGCGGCAGTCATGGCGCTGTCCGGGCGGTTGACCATCGTCAGCGGCGGCCCGGGCACCGGCAAGACGACGACGGTGGTCGGGGTGCTCGCCTGCTTGCTCGACGCGCAGGCCGATCTGCGGATTGCCCTGGCGGCGCCGACCGGTAAAGCTGCGCAGCGGATGCAGGAAGCCTTGCTCGCGCGTGCAGGCGATTTGCCCCCCGAACTCGCCGCGCGCCTGCCGCAGACGTCGTACACCTTGCATCGGCTGCTCGGTTCCGGGCCGGGCGGGCGCTTCCGGCATCATCGCGACAATCCGCTGCCTTATGACGTCGTCGTGATCGACGAGGCGTCGATGATCGACGTCGCGATGGCGGCGCATCTGCTCGATGCCATTGCGCCGCACACGCGACTCGTGATGCTGGGTGACAAGGACCAACTCGCCGCCGTTGAGGCGGGCGCGGTGTTCGCTGAACTCAGCGCACGGCCTGCTTTTACGCAAGACGGACTGCAGCGGATTGCTGAGGCGCTTGGCATGGAAGCGGCGCGGTTGTCGCAAGCATTGCCGGGCGCATCGAGCGGCTACGACGAAGGGCCTGACGCGTTTTTCGCGCATGCCGGTGCGCCAGACGATTTCGATACTCTGCCTGACGACCTGTTCGTCTCAGCACCGTCTTCGCCGGCTCAGAACCCGCTCGCCGACTGCGTCGTCTGGCTCGAGCGTAACTATCGATTCGGCCTCGAATCGCCGATCGGCCGCTTGTCGCTCGCGATTCGCAACGGCGCGGCCGTTGAGGCGCTCGACGTTCTGCGCATCGATCCCGCGGAACCCTGCGCAGCGGCGCTGCACGAAGACACGCATGCGACGCTTGCCGATCGCACCGTCGTGCGGCTTGCCGCGGGTTTTGCACCGTATGCGGATGCGCTTGCGCAAACGCTCGCCGCGGATACGCCGGACCCATTGCCGCTTTTCGATGCGTTGAACCGTTTTCGCATTCTGTGCGCGACGCGTTCGGGGCCGCGCGGCGTCGATCAGGTGAATGCCGCGATGGCCGCGCAGGTGCGGCGCTCGGCGGGTGTGACGCTGGCTGTCGGCGCGCAGTGGTTCGCCGGACGCTCCATCATGGTCACGCGCAACGATTACGCGCTCGGTCTGTTCAACGGCGACATCGGCATTGCGCTGCCGGGAGCGGGCGGCGCGTTGCGTGTGTATTTCCGTACGGGTGACGGCGCGCTGCGTGCCGTATCGCCTGCAGCGTTGCCGCCGCACGATACGGCGTTCGCGCTCACGGTTCATAAGTCGCAAGGCTCGGAGTTCCAGCACGCGGTGCTGATGCTGCCGTCGGTGTTCAGCCGCGTGTTGTCGCGCGAACTCGTGTACACGGCCATTACCCGTGCGCGTGAACGGGTGGAGGTGATCGGCGCGCGCGCCGTGCTGGCGCAGGCTATCGCGACGCCGACGCAACGTGACTCGGGCTTGGCTGCGCGTATTGCAGAGGCGTGGCGCGTCGCCCGGTAG
- a CDS encoding Aspartate/methionine/tyrosine aminotransferase → MSESDLPVPTVPNARDAVRALRPSQIREVANAGFGVADVLPFWFGESDRVTPAFIRDAASAALAAGATFYTHNLGIAPLRAALADYVSALHGTTSPDHIAVTSAGVNALMLAAQLVVGAGDRVVAVTPLWPNLVEIPKILGAHVETVALGYGERGWQLDLEQLLAALTPDTKMLLINSPNNPTGWVMSRDEQRAVLAHCRRHGIWIVADEVYERLYYVDAEPNARGAHSRTAPSFLDLATRDERVICVNSFSKAWLMTGWRLGWIVAPASLMDDLGKLVEYNTSCAPDFVQQAGIAAVQQGERFTQELVLDLKASRDHLVRALSTVPGVNVKAPPGAMYLFFSMPGAAHSLELCKAMVRDVGLGVAPGSAFGPQGEGFVRWCYACDTARLDAGVERLKRFLAQRGTH, encoded by the coding sequence ATGAGCGAATCGGATCTGCCTGTGCCCACCGTCCCCAACGCGCGCGATGCCGTGCGCGCACTACGTCCTTCGCAGATCCGTGAAGTCGCGAATGCCGGTTTCGGCGTCGCGGACGTGCTGCCGTTCTGGTTCGGCGAGTCCGACCGGGTAACCCCGGCCTTCATTCGCGACGCCGCCAGCGCCGCGCTGGCCGCCGGCGCCACCTTCTATACGCATAACCTGGGCATTGCACCGCTGCGCGCAGCGCTCGCGGACTACGTCAGCGCGTTGCACGGGACGACGTCGCCGGATCACATCGCGGTGACGAGCGCCGGCGTCAACGCGCTGATGCTGGCCGCGCAACTGGTGGTGGGCGCGGGTGACCGTGTCGTCGCGGTGACGCCGCTGTGGCCGAATCTGGTCGAGATTCCCAAGATTCTGGGCGCGCATGTGGAAACCGTCGCGCTGGGCTACGGCGAACGCGGTTGGCAACTCGATCTCGAGCAGTTGCTGGCGGCGCTGACGCCAGACACGAAGATGCTGCTGATCAACTCGCCGAATAATCCGACCGGCTGGGTGATGAGCCGCGACGAGCAGCGCGCCGTGCTGGCGCATTGCCGTCGCCACGGCATCTGGATCGTCGCCGATGAGGTCTACGAGCGTCTTTATTATGTGGACGCTGAACCCAACGCGCGCGGCGCCCATTCGCGCACGGCACCGTCGTTTCTCGATCTGGCCACGCGCGACGAGCGTGTGATCTGCGTGAATTCGTTTTCCAAGGCTTGGCTGATGACCGGCTGGCGGCTCGGCTGGATCGTCGCGCCGGCCTCGCTGATGGACGATCTGGGCAAGCTGGTCGAGTACAACACATCGTGCGCGCCGGATTTCGTCCAGCAGGCGGGTATCGCGGCCGTCCAGCAGGGCGAACGCTTCACGCAGGAACTGGTGCTCGACCTGAAGGCGTCGCGTGACCATCTGGTGCGGGCGCTGTCCACCGTGCCGGGTGTCAACGTGAAGGCGCCGCCAGGGGCGATGTATCTGTTTTTCTCGATGCCGGGTGCAGCGCATAGTCTCGAGCTATGCAAGGCCATGGTGCGAGACGTGGGCCTGGGTGTGGCGCCCGGCAGCGCGTTTGGCCCCCAAGGCGAGGGCTTCGTGCGCTGGTGTTATGCCTGCGACACGGCGCGGCTCGATGCGGGTGTCGAGCGTCTGAAGCGGTTCCTCGCGCAACGCGGCACGCATTGA
- a CDS encoding condensin subunit ScpB has translation MNTQEAKIVLETALICAQEPLKLGDLRKLFADGVSADTVRNLLEDLKQDWSGRGVELVGLASGWRFQSKPAMRSYLDRLHPEKPPKYSRAVLETLAIIAYRQPVTRGDIEEIRGVTVNTQVVKQLEDRGWIEVIGHRDVPGRPALYATTRQFLDDLGLKALDELPPLADPSAQLNADLLGQHAIEFSEIETAQTLVSGEEGPLEAPVDAAAGEVAGTEVAGEHAEQHQAPADQTQHAESTEANGAAEASEPAESADATHGTTDAAPVPEPHEDAAGAPAGQEPAEAADVEPQVELQVEPQAGIAEPALNHDPVSQADLALPAHDSGVLRDTEHAAEPNPTTAAHGDPEDRRDAAQDAGVLTDDEPESRSA, from the coding sequence ATGAATACCCAAGAGGCGAAGATCGTCCTCGAGACTGCCTTGATCTGCGCGCAGGAGCCGTTAAAGCTCGGCGACTTACGCAAGCTCTTTGCCGACGGCGTGTCGGCAGACACTGTTCGGAATTTGCTCGAAGACCTCAAGCAGGATTGGTCTGGGCGCGGTGTGGAGCTGGTCGGGCTGGCGTCGGGCTGGCGATTTCAAAGCAAGCCCGCGATGCGTTCGTACCTGGATCGATTGCATCCTGAGAAACCGCCGAAATATTCGCGCGCGGTGCTCGAGACGCTCGCGATCATTGCGTACCGGCAACCGGTCACGCGCGGCGATATTGAAGAGATTCGCGGCGTCACGGTGAATACACAGGTCGTCAAGCAACTCGAGGATCGCGGCTGGATCGAAGTGATCGGCCATCGTGATGTGCCAGGCCGTCCGGCGCTGTACGCGACCACGCGGCAATTTCTCGACGACCTTGGTTTGAAGGCGCTCGACGAATTGCCGCCGCTCGCCGATCCGTCGGCGCAGTTGAACGCGGATCTGCTCGGGCAGCATGCGATCGAATTTTCCGAGATCGAGACGGCACAGACATTGGTTTCAGGCGAAGAAGGCCCGCTCGAAGCGCCGGTGGACGCCGCCGCAGGCGAGGTCGCAGGAACGGAAGTCGCTGGTGAACACGCTGAACAGCATCAAGCGCCGGCCGATCAGACGCAGCACGCGGAGTCGACCGAGGCAAACGGGGCAGCCGAAGCAAGCGAGCCGGCTGAATCTGCCGATGCAACGCATGGCACGACGGATGCCGCGCCGGTACCCGAGCCGCATGAGGATGCTGCTGGAGCCCCGGCTGGGCAAGAACCTGCTGAAGCGGCTGACGTTGAACCGCAGGTTGAACTGCAAGTTGAGCCGCAGGCCGGCATCGCCGAGCCCGCACTGAATCATGATCCGGTCTCCCAGGCCGATCTGGCATTACCCGCGCACGACTCGGGCGTACTCCGCGATACGGAGCACGCCGCCGAGCCGAACCCGACCACGGCGGCGCACGGCGATCCTGAGGATCGTCGTGATGCCGCACAGGACGCAGGCGTTCTGACCGACGACGAACCCGAGTCGCGCAGCGCCTGA
- a CDS encoding ribosome-associated protein, producing MTSRYPIPPNEIELTAVRAQGAGGQNVNKVSSAIHLRFDVHASSLPEVLKMRLLALSDHRLTRDGVVIIKAQEHRTQEMNRAAALARLDELIESVSVTRKPRVATRPTRASNRRRLDSKAKRSEIKSGRGRVED from the coding sequence ATGACATCCCGTTATCCGATCCCGCCGAACGAAATCGAACTGACCGCAGTGCGCGCGCAAGGGGCGGGCGGTCAGAACGTCAACAAGGTCTCGAGTGCCATCCATCTGCGTTTCGACGTGCACGCTTCGTCGTTACCGGAGGTGTTGAAGATGCGCCTGCTCGCGCTGTCCGATCATCGGCTCACGCGCGATGGGGTGGTGATCATCAAGGCGCAGGAGCATCGCACTCAGGAGATGAACCGCGCGGCGGCGCTGGCGCGGCTCGATGAATTGATCGAAAGCGTCAGCGTAACGCGTAAGCCACGCGTCGCGACCCGGCCGACGCGCGCGTCGAATCGGCGGCGCCTCGACAGCAAGGCCAAGCGCAGTGAGATCAAATCCGGCCGCGGCCGAGTGGAGGATTAA